TGGTTACCTTCATTATGGCACTGATACAGACTGATATTTAATCTGAAATTTCTCCCTAATTCCTGAGCAGCACCCATTCATTTGTTATTGTAGATAAGGACCCCTAACTGGAGGGAACTGGGTTATGTAAAGGTTGGTTGCTAAGGAACAAGGGAGATGCAGTAGGTATGGCAGGGGTTGCTTAGTAACAAGGAGTCCCTTGGTGTTAGAGTGGCCAAGGCAGGTCTGGAACAGATGAGGGTCTGCAGACGGTCAGCCCACACCAGAATCTCCTGAAAGTGCGTGTCTGATGGCCCCTGCAGTCCAAGCTGCCAGAGACTGCATCTCTTCAGCTTCCTGGCACTATCTTACATGAAAAGTACATCCCGAGTCGCTGTGTATCCTCAGTGACCCTTTTCTCCAACCATTCCTTCCCTCCCGCCTCTGCAGGAAACAGATCACACTCCTAGATTCGGGACCCCACAGGGCTCCTGGGCAGGCAAATGGGAATCTCACactggggggaggcaggggcctcTGGGCTCACATTGATGTGGAGCTGGGAAATTTGGGGTCTTGGCGAAAGAGGATCCCCTACACAAGCATCTCTCCTGTATTTCCAGTTCATAGACAGTGTCTGCATATGTGAGTCTCCCACGCCAGGTCCTCACCCTGCCTTCACACTTGTGCAGACCTACCCCTACCCACACTTTCGAAAGGCCTACCCCTTTCCTTCCTGAGGGTGTCATGAGGGCATGGGTCTGCACCCtgcagcctggtgtggggctgccTTGTCTGTCTCAGGCTCCTCACAGCCTCTATGCAATTAGCTTCACTTCAGCACAGCCTGGTGAGGACGTTATGCAGGCGCTCAGAACCTTGGTCTACTTTCTCTGGCATGTTGCAAGTGCTCAGTGCTTGGTCGTGGAATGAATGGGAAGATAACCCTGTCTGCTGAATGGTGGGTCTCACACTCTAATTTGCCTGTTTTATAAATAGAGAATTTTCACAGAGTTTGCCTGACCTGAGGCTCACGTGTTTGAAATTCACCCTGACTAGCTCgactctctctggctctctgctgcTGGCCTTGTCTGTCTGAAGGAGCTGGAGGTAGATTGCCATCACGCTCACTAATGGCATCAGTGATAGTTGAAGTTGATTCTCTCCTCCAGGGCCAAGTTCAGCAGGAAGCAGAGACAGGAACTGGCCTCCATGCTCCCAACAGTGGCCTGCATCCACAGAGGCTTGTTCCCTTCCTGTGCTGGACTCTCTGTGCGCATGACCAGCAGGGGGATAGGCCAAAAGGGCATCCTGGCCAATCGGGTGGCCGTGGTCACGGGGTCCACTGATGGGTAAGTGCCCTGATTGCCCTATGGGTCTTGACCCCTCACAAGGATTTTCGCTTCCACAGAGAGACCTCAGGGTTGTAGATTAGGACACAGCCTTATTGGTTTCCGTGGGTCGAGGGACCACGGTGGCAAGAGGCTGAGGCTGTCTTGTTCCCTCCATTTCTGCCACAGGATCGGCTTTGCCATTGCCAGGCGCCTGGCCCGGGACGGGGCCCACGTGGTGGTCAGCAGCCGGAAGCAGCAGAACGTAGACCGGGCAGTGGCGgcgctgcagggggaggggctgagcgTGGTGGGCACCGTGTGCCGCGTGGGGAAGGCCGAGGACCGGGAGCGACTGGTGGCCACGGTGAGGGGCCACAGGGGTGGAAGGACATAGGGAGGAGAGTGCACAGAGCCTTTCCCACTTTGCTCAGCCCTGGGTGGGGCAGACACCCGGATCGGGGTTGGGAGGCCCTGCAACAGTCTTGAAACCAGGATTGTTCATGGTCTAAGCGGGTAGGCCTCATTGTTCACGCTGGCTTTCTGGAAAGTGGCTCGTTCGTGAAAggaccctcacccccacccccacctggagAACTGTGGTTGAGGAGGAATCTAAAGGGATTCCCCATCCCGGGTATATAGACGGATTCCTGGAGAAGACAGACCTTCCTCTCCTGAGGCCCTCAGCTCTGCAGAGCCCGTCCTTGGGCCTACCTAGGGCATTGCCTTCACCAGTGTTTGGTTCTCACACTGGCTTTGTGACCATTCCTGGTTGAGACAGTATCTAATTAGCAAGTGTTGTCTCAATGCCCTGTGCACCTGGCAGCAGTGCCGGGCGGGTGAGGCTTCCTCGGGCCATCTCCACACTTATGCCCTTCATGTCACTCTTTCCCCCAGGTCGTGGAGCACTGTGGGGGTCTCGACTTCCTGGTGTGCAGTGCAGGTGTCAACCCGCTGGTGGGAAGCACCCTGGGGGCCAGTGAGCAGGTGTGGGACAAGGTGAGAGGCCGCTGGGGGGAGCTGGCAGAGGGTCTGAAGTGCTCCCTGGTTGAGCCCCCCCTCCCAAAGTTACTGTAAAAACAGACACTGACCACTTGTCCCCTGGAGTGTGCTGTGGTGCTCCTTTCCaatctgtgtgtttttaaagtgGCTTCCTACATTCTTTCTGCCatcttttctcttcccatcctttttgcatttattcatttagcaaatatttactgagggtttgctatgtgccaggcacggttCCAGGCTCTAGCTTTACAGCTGTGGGGGTAGGTCTCTGCTTTTGGTAAGAGTCAAGAATAGTAAGGTCTCTGCTCTTTGTCAACAGcagatatattttccttttttttttttggtgattttgcTCCTTTTTGGTGACCTGTACCTGCCGCTGAGATTCTTTCTTCACCCTTCCTAGATGAGGCTTCCTTACTGTCCCTCAGATGAACCTGCTACACCTGTCAGGCCTGGGCCTGGCCACTGGCTTCCTATGAGCTCAGACATTCCAACCCACCGCGTCCACCTAATGATCCTGCCACCTGAGCCACAGGGTCCAGAAGAGGCCTTGCAAAATGTCTTGAGGTCCATTTTGGGCCTTGTTATCCTATGACTTCTGTTCCATTCACTCCTGTCTTTGGTTCCTGAGTCTGTCAGACAAGACGAACTGCAATGAAATCACCTTGTTAGCACCCCCCTCCCTACCAAGCACTGGCCAGAGCATTCCCTTCTGCCTTCCCCAGCAATCCGCGCTCTGTAGACATCGTTCTCGAGCCACCTCTCCTGTGCATCTGCCCTTGGTGGCTTGCCCTTTCCTCCATCCTCAGAGATGGCCTGAAATCTGAGCTCCCTGCAGCCGCTGCTAGCAGCCTCCCCAGGCTCCTCAGATTCCTGATGCTGCCGAACGACCATTTGTGATTAGGTGGCTGGGACTGCATGGCTGACCATCTCCTAACCCTCCTGAGTCATACTCCCTTATAGTGTCTTAGGTCATGGGATCAtgactctcttttt
This region of Lynx canadensis isolate LIC74 chromosome B3, mLynCan4.pri.v2, whole genome shotgun sequence genomic DNA includes:
- the LOC115516277 gene encoding dehydrogenase/reductase SDR family member 2, mitochondrial-like isoform X6; the encoded protein is MLPTVACIHRGLFPSCAGLSVRMTSRGIGQKGILANRVAVVTGSTDGIGFAIARRLARDGAHVVVSSRKQQNVDRAVAALQGEGLSVVGTVCRVGKAEDRERLVATVVEHCGGLDFLVCSAGVNPLVGSTLGASEQVWDKILEVNVKAPALMLSQLLPHMEKRGGAVILVSSISAYVPHVELGPYNISKTALLGLTRTLSLELAPKGIRVNCLVPGVIKTDFSKVVYKNESEIIDMCSVLLLSRIGQPEDCAGLVSFLCSPDASYITGENIAVAGFSSRL
- the LOC115516277 gene encoding dehydrogenase/reductase SDR family member 2, mitochondrial-like isoform X8 produces the protein MLPTVACIHRGLFPSCAGLSVRMTSRGIGQKGILANRVAVVTGSTDGIGFAIARRLARDGAHVVVSSRKQQNVDRAVAALQGEGLSVVGTVCRVGKAEDRERLVATVVEHCGGLDFLVCSAGVNPLVGSTLGASEQVWDKVRGRWGEAAKPESEIIDMCSVLLLSRIGQPEDCAGLVSFLCSPDASYITGENIAVAGFSSRL
- the LOC115516277 gene encoding dehydrogenase/reductase SDR family member 2, mitochondrial-like isoform X7, with protein sequence MLPTVACIHRGLFPSCAGLSVRMTSRGIGQKGILANRVAVVTGSTDGIGFAIARRLARDGAHVVVSSRKQQNVDRAVAALQGEGLSVVGTVCRVGKAEDRERLVATVVEHCGGLDFLVCSAGVNPLVGSTLGASEQVWDKILEVNVKAPALMLSQLLPHMEKRGSGAVILVSSISAYVPHVELGPYNISKTALLGLTRTLSLELAPKGIRVNCLVPGVIKTDFSKSEIIDMCSVLLLSRIGQPEDCAGLVSFLCSPDASYITGENIAVAGFSSRL
- the LOC115516277 gene encoding dehydrogenase/reductase SDR family member 2, mitochondrial-like isoform X5; this translates as MLPTVACIHRGLFPSCAGLSVRMTSRGIGQKGILANRVAVVTGSTDGIGFAIARRLARDGAHVVVSSRKQQNVDRAVAALQGEGLSVVGTVCRVGKAEDRERLVATVVEHCGGLDFLVCSAGVNPLVGSTLGASEQVWDKILEVNVKAPALMLSQLLPHMEKRGGAVILVSSISAYVPHVELGPYNISKTALLGLTRTLSLELAPKGIRVNCLVPGVIKTDFSKVVYKNEVFWNNFKEDHKVQRIGQPEDCAGLVSFLCSPDASYITGENIAVAGFSSRL